The stretch of DNA TGACGACACCTCGACAATGTGGCTAACATCACGCCAGTGCGGCGATGTTGCCGTGCCGTTACGGAGGTGGGACGTGCTGCCAGTACGGGGACGAAACGGCCGTGTCACCAGGCTTGCCCGGCTGCTGGGCACCCGTACCGCGTGGACGCCGGTCGGCGACGGCGAGTTCTTCTGCCCCGGCTGCGGCGGGGATCGCAACTACCAGCGGCTGAGCGGGCGTCGGCGCTTCACCGTCCTCGGCGTGCCGCTGCTGCCGCGAGGCACGGCCGGGCCGGTCGTCGAGTGCGCCGCCTGCGGCGGCCACTTCGGCACGGACGTCCTGGACCATCCGACGACCACCCGCTTCTCCGCGATGCTCCGCGACGCCGTGCACACGGTCGCCCTGGCGGTGCTGTCCGCGGGCGGAACCGGCTCCCGTACGGCCCTGGAGACCGCCGCGGCCACCGTCCGCGCGGCCGGCCTGGCCGACTGCACCGAGGAGCAACTGGCCGCCCTGGTCGAGGCGCTGGCCGCGGACACCGGGCGCGCCTACGACGACCAGCCGTGCGGCGCGGGCCTGGCCATAGAGCTGCACGAGGCCCTCGACCCGCTCGCCCCACACCTGGCCCCCGCGGGCCGGGAGTCGATCCTCCTCCAGGCCGCCCGCATCGCCCTGGCCGACGGCCCCTACACCCCCGCCGAACACGACACCCTCAGCACCGTCGGCGCGGCCCTGACCATCTGCACGGACGAGGTGACCCGGCTGCTGACGGCGGCGCGCACACCTTCGTAGCACCCGCTGCCCGGCTGGACCCGGCCTCTCCCGTGGGCGGCACATGGGGCGCGTGGTGGGCACCCCGCGTCTCCGGGACTCGGACCGGCCCGTCCCCGACCGATGCGACGGGGCCCAGGCACCCCCGGACCGACGTGCGACTGGAGATGCGGCACGCGACGGTCACCGTGCACGGAGCCTCGCCCGCGGCGTCCGCCCGCCTCCCCGTTCGCATGGGCGACCTGCCCCGCGAGCCTGTCGGCTTCCAGTCCCGAGAGGACCTGGTGGCGGACCTCGCCCGCGTCGCCGAGGGGAACGGGCTGACCGTCGTCCACGCTGTCACCGGGGCCCGCGGCGTCGGCAAGACCCAGCCCGCCGCCGCGTACGCCCGGCGCCGCATCGAGGAGGGCTGGCCCGTGGTCGCCTGGATCGCGGCGGAGAGCAGCGGCCGGCTCACGTCCTGACTCGCCGAACTGGCGGAGCAGTTGGGGGTGCGTGAGGCCGGTGACGACACCGCGTCCGGAGCTCGGGCGGCGCTCACCGCGTCTTCGGCCCCGACAGCGTCCAGGTCAGGCGGCTCGCCCGCCGCCAGGCTCTGCTGTGCCTCCTCACCGGCCACCCGCGCCGCCTACGCACCGCTCTGCGCACGAGTGCCTTGTCCACGTGAGCCGGGCAGGCCGCGGCCGGTCACGGGGCGGGGAAGGGTGTTGTCGCCACGCCGGGCACACCGCGGAGACGTCGTGGCAGACGTGGAGCGTACGGTGGTTCGAACAGGTGCGACGCAGGGACGCTGCCCGGGCGGGGGCGAGGAGAACAACCACACGGAGGTGTGCATTGTCGGCCGGCGTGGTGGTGATCGGTGCCGGAGTCGTGGGACTCACCACAGCGGTGTGTCTGGCGGAGTCCGGAATGGACGTACGGGTGGACACGGATCGGTCCCCGGGCGAGACGACCTCGGCAGCCGCGGGCGCGATGTGGGATCCGTACCTGGTGGAGCCCGCTCACCTGGTCGACCGGTGGAGCCGCGTGACCCTGTCGGTGCTGAACACGTTGAGCGCCGATGCGGAGACGGGGATCCGACAGGTGGAAGGAACTCATGAGTCCCGGATTTCCCGCGGGATGCCGGAGTGGGGCAGCCTGGTCGAAGCCCGCGTCTGTGAACCCGGTGAACTCCGCCCGGGTTTCCTGTCCGGGTGGCGTTATCGTGCCCCCGTCGTCGACATGCCCCGATATCTGCGCTACCTGGCCCGCCGGCTCGAGCGGGCCGGCGGTCACCTCCGCCGTCGCCGTTACCACACGCTCGAAGAAGCGGTGCGCGAAGCGCCGGTGGTCGTCAACTGCTCGGGCGCGGGAGCCCGTTCGCTCGCGGCGGACCCCTCGGTCGAGGCGGTGCGCGGCCAACTGGTGGTGGTCGAGAACCCGGGTATTCGGTCGTTCTTCTGCGACGACACCCCGGGGGCCGACGAGCTCACCTACATTTACCCGCACTCCGACGCCGTGGTCCTCGGGGGGACTGCGGTGTCCGGGAACTGGGACCTGCGCCCCGACGAGGCCGCGGCTCGGGAGATCGTCCAGCGCTGCGTCGCGGTCGAACCGTCCCTCGCGGGTGCCCGCGTACTCGAGCACCGGGTCGGGCTGCGGCCGGCGCGGGAGGAGGTGCGACTCGAGGGGGCGCCCCATGAGGGCACACTGCTCCTGCACAACTACGGTCATGGCGGAGCTGGACTGACCCTGTCGTGGGGGTGCGCCCGTGAGGTCGCCGAGCGGATCCGCGGGGCGACCGGACTCATTCCCTGATCTGCCACTGCCGGCGCTCCGTGATTCCCTGCTCCGAGCCTCTGCGGAAGAGGTACAACCAGGTCCGCATCGCCAGCGCGGCGCCCAGGGCGGCGGTCCACGGCCAGCTGGTGGTCTTCGTTGTCACGAGCGCCGCACCGAGTACCGGCGAGACAGCGGTGAACACCATCAAAGCGA from Streptomyces sp. 6-11-2 encodes:
- a CDS encoding FAD-dependent oxidoreductase, with the protein product MIGAGVVGLTTAVCLAESGMDVRVDTDRSPGETTSAAAGAMWDPYLVEPAHLVDRWSRVTLSVLNTLSADAETGIRQVEGTHESRISRGMPEWGSLVEARVCEPGELRPGFLSGWRYRAPVVDMPRYLRYLARRLERAGGHLRRRRYHTLEEAVREAPVVVNCSGAGARSLAADPSVEAVRGQLVVVENPGIRSFFCDDTPGADELTYIYPHSDAVVLGGTAVSGNWDLRPDEAAAREIVQRCVAVEPSLAGARVLEHRVGLRPAREEVRLEGAPHEGTLLLHNYGHGGAGLTLSWGCAREVAERIRGATGLIP
- a CDS encoding TerB family tellurite resistance protein, yielding MLPVRGRNGRVTRLARLLGTRTAWTPVGDGEFFCPGCGGDRNYQRLSGRRRFTVLGVPLLPRGTAGPVVECAACGGHFGTDVLDHPTTTRFSAMLRDAVHTVALAVLSAGGTGSRTALETAAATVRAAGLADCTEEQLAALVEALAADTGRAYDDQPCGAGLAIELHEALDPLAPHLAPAGRESILLQAARIALADGPYTPAEHDTLSTVGAALTICTDEVTRLLTAARTPS